A stretch of Heptranchias perlo isolate sHepPer1 chromosome 1, sHepPer1.hap1, whole genome shotgun sequence DNA encodes these proteins:
- the LOC137324920 gene encoding heparan sulfate glucosamine 3-O-sulfotransferase 1-like: MATLFLGLFLFLLHPVVVPSRPAFDLNREVPSHALRYVLQNKLSSQNIFQPTVFPNGTIQRLPQTIIIGVRKGGTRALLEMLNLHPEVTAAESEIHFFDWEGNYEKGLQWYSSQMPICYPHQTTVEKTPAYFTSHKVPERIYNMNHTIRLLLILRDPTERVISDYTQVLFNRMQKHKPFQSVEELLIRNDQINVDYKAINRSLYYIHMQNWLKYFPLSQMHIVDGDKLIRDPFPEMEKVEKFLRLSPRINMSNFYFNKTKGFYCLRDGGRERCLHESKGRTHPQVDSAVLNKLHGFFDEPNRKFFELVGRTFDWH; this comes from the coding sequence ATGGCTACTTTGTTTCTAGGGctttttcttttcctgctccATCCGGTAGTTGTGCCTTCCAGGCCGGCTTTTGATCTTAACCGCGAGGTCCCGTCTCACGCCCTGCGTTACGTGTTGCAAAACAAGCTTTCCAGCCAGAATATCTTCCAGCCGACCGTATTTCCCAACGGTACAATTCAGCGACTTCCCCAGACCATAATCATCGGAGTGAGGAAAGGTGGGACTCGGGCTCTGCTGGAGATGCTGAACCTCCACCCGGAGGTCACAGCCGCGGAAAGTGAAATCCATTTCTTTGACTGGGAAGGGAATTACGAGAAGGGTCTTCAGTGGTATAGCAGTCAAATGCCAATCTGCTATCCACACCAGACCACGGTTGAAAAGACACCGGCCTACTTCACTTCACACAAAGTGCCTGAGAGAATCTATAACATGAACCACACAATTCGTCTCCTTCTAATACTGCGAGACCCAACGGAGAGAGTTATATCGGACTATACTCAGGTATTGTTCAACCGTATGCAAAAGCACAAACCGTTCCAGTCAGTCGAGGAGCTGCTGATTAGAAATGACCAAATCAACGTTGACTACAAGGCAATTAATCGCAGCTTGTATTATATCCATATGCAAAACTGGCTGAAGTATTTCCCCCTCAGCCAAATGCACATTGTAGACGGTGACAAATTGATCAGAGACCCCTTTCCAGAAATGGAAAAAGTGGAGAAATTCCTAAGGCTCTCGCCGCGGATTAATATGTCCAATTTTTACTTCAACAAAACAAAAGGATTTTACTGCCTCCGAGATGGTGGGAGGGAAAGGTGCTTGCACGAGTCTAAAGGGAGAACACACCCGCAAGTAGACTCCGCTGTGCTCAACAAGTTACACGGCTTCTTCGATGAACCAAACAGGAAATTCTTCGAGTTGGTTGGGAGAACATTCGATTGGCATTAA